The DNA window ACGGCGGCGAGATAAAGGTCACGAGCAGGAAGGGGGAGGGGAGTGTTTTTACCATAACCCTGCCTCCGTCGGCTACCCCTCCGGCTCTTTCTTGAGCACCGTTTCCCTCCGGAACTTCTCGTCGTCCCTCTCGGGGTAGTCTATATTGTAGTGGAGCCCCCGGGACTCTTTCCTTGCCGTGGCGGACCTTATTATAAGCTCGGCTACCGTCGCGATGTTCCTCAGCTCCAGCAGGTCGCTCGTAACGGTGAAGTCCCAGTAGTACTCGTTTATCTCTTTTTGAAGGAGCTCTATCCTTCTCCCGGCCCTCTCGAGCCTCTTATCCGACCTTACGATACTGACGTAGTTCCACATAAGCCTTCTTATCTCGTCCCAGTTCTGGCTTATGACCACGGCCTCGTCGCTTATGACCGCCCCCTTGCTCTCCCAGGGCGGTATAGGGGGGATAACGGTTTTCCCTTTTTCCTCCCCCTCTTCCTCTATGGCCTCCACGCCGTCCTCGGCCGCCTTCGTGGCGAACACCAGTGACTCCAGGAGCGAGTTGGAGGCGAGCCGGTTGGCGCCGTGCAGCCCCGTACAGGCCGCCTCGCCTATGGCGTAGAGCCCTTTTACGCTGCTCCTCCCGGCCCTGTCCGTCTTTATCCCGCCGCAGATGTAGTGGGCCGCGGGGACGACGGGTATGGGACCGGCGGCGAGGTCGAAGCCGAACTCGAGGCACCTCCGGTGGATATTGGGGAACCGCTCCTTTATGAACTCCGGCTTCCTGTGGCTTATGTCGAGGTAGACGCACTCCCTGCCGCTCTTTTTAAGCTCGAAGTCTATGGCCCTGGCCACGACGTCTCTCGGCGCGAGGTCCCCCTGAGGGTGGTGCCCCTTCATAAACGGAGTTCCGTCGGAGAGTTTTAAGAGAGCGCCTTCACCCCTTAGCGCCTCCGACAGGAGGAAGCTCTTGGCCTCGGGGTGGTAGAGGCAGGTGGGGTGGAACTGTATGAACTCCATGTTGGCGACC is part of the Thermodesulfobacteriota bacterium genome and encodes:
- the nadB gene encoding L-aspartate oxidase; translation: MEIRSDFLVIGSGIAGLTFALKAAKAGSVAVVTKREVREGATFYAQGGIASVLGDEDSFEAHIADTIEAGAGLSNPEIVEMVVRDGPEMIRELIRLGARFTSKAGGGGGRDAALDLGREGGHSKRRIVHAGDLTGREVEETLVRAVEAAGNITVYEDHMAVDLITHSKFVEGRGEERLWGAYVLDKGTGEVKSFTAKATVLATGGAGKVYLYTSNPDVASGDGVATAYRAGAEVANMEFIQFHPTCLYHPEAKSFLLSEALRGEGALLKLSDGTPFMKGHHPQGDLAPRDVVARAIDFELKKSGRECVYLDISHRKPEFIKERFPNIHRRCLEFGFDLAAGPIPVVPAAHYICGGIKTDRAGRSSVKGLYAIGEAACTGLHGANRLASNSLLESLVFATKAAEDGVEAIEEEGEEKGKTVIPPIPPWESKGAVISDEAVVISQNWDEIRRLMWNYVSIVRSDKRLERAGRRIELLQKEINEYYWDFTVTSDLLELRNIATVAELIIRSATARKESRGLHYNIDYPERDDEKFRRETVLKKEPEG